Part of the Acidimicrobiales bacterium genome, CACCGTGGTGTCGTGGGGAGCACCAGCGTGGTCCCGGAGGGGAGGGGTGAGGGGGCCGGTTCGACGGGGGCGCCGTCGTCCGACAGCATGCGGGCATGCGCGTCGTGGCCGGCTCAGCCCGGGGGATCCGCCTCGAGGGACCACCGTCGGAGGGGACCCGCCCGATCAGCGACCGGGCCAAGGAGGCGCTGTTCAACATCTTCGGCCGCGACGTCCGCGACGCCCGCTTCCTCGACCTGTTCGCCGGCACGGGGGGCGTGGGCATCGAGGCGTTGAGCCGCGGCGCGGCCGAGGCGGTACTGGTCGAGCAGGACCGGGCCGTGGTCGACGTGATCAAGGCCAACCTGGCCAAGACCCGCCTCGCCGACCGGGCCGTGATCGAGCGGGCCGACGTGTTCGCCTGGCTCGATCGCCCGGTCAGCGCCCCGTTCGACCTGGTGTTCTCCGGGCCCCCGCAGTGGCACGACCTCTGGGGGAAGTCCCTGGCCGCGATCGACGAGCGCAGCGCCACCCTTTTGGCGGAAGGGGCCTGTGTGGTCCTCCAGCTCGATCCCCGGGAAGAGGACGACGAGCCGGAGCTGGCGCACCTCGAGCTGCTCGACGTCCGCCGCTATGGCAACGTGGCCCTGCGCTTCTACTCGGTAGCCTGAGGACGTATGCCTCCCTACGCCATCCGCGTGTTCGGTGATCCCGTCCTCACCCAGCGCGCCGCCGAGGTCGACGACATCAACGGCGCCCTCGTCCGCCTCGCCGACGACATGTTGACCACGATGTACGACGCGCCGGGCCTCGGCCTCGCCGCCCCCCAGGTGGGTGTGCAGAAGCGGCTGTTCGTCTACGACGCCGGCGACGGGCCCGCCGTCCTGGTCAACCCGGTCATCTCCGAGAGCAGCGGCGAATGGGCCTACGAGGAGGGTTGCCTGTCGGTGCCCGGGCTCTCGTGGGAGATCATCCGCCCCAAGGAGATCCACCTCACCGGCTACGACCTCGACGGCAACGAGGTCTCCTTCGAGGCCGACGAGCTGTTGTCACGCCTGTTCCAGCACGAGCTCGACCACCTCGACGGCGTGCTCCTCCTCGAGCACCTCGACGACGACCAGCGCAAGGCCGCCAAGAAGGCACTCCGCGAGGCGGCCATGGCCCGAGACGCCGCGCCGCCTCCCGCCGCGGCCTCCCGTGGCGGGCTCCGACTCTCCTGAGTCGCCGCCGGTCCCTGGCTCTTCCATGACGCCACCGCCGATCCCGCCCGATCCACGGCGCCTCGTCTACCTCGGCACGCCGGCGTTGGCCGTGCCCCCGCTGCAGGCGCTGGTCGACGACGGCCGTGACGTCGCCCTCGTGGTCACCCGGCCCGACAAGCGGCGGGAGAGAGGCGGCGACCTCCAGCCCAGTCCGGTCAAGGCCGCGGCCCTCGAGCTGGGCATCCCCGTGAGCCACGACGTCGACGACATCCTGACCGTCGGCGCAGAGCTGGGCGTGGTCGTGGCCTTCGGCGAGATCCTGAAGGACCACGTGATCGACGCAGTCCCGCTCGTGAACCTGCACTTCTCGCTGCTGCCGCGCTGGCGGGGCGCGGCGCCGGTCGAGCGGGCCATCCTCGCCGGCGACGAGCACACCGGCGTGTGTCTCATGGAAGTCGTCTCCGAGCTCGACGCCGGCGCCGTGTACGCCCGAACCGAGTGCTGGGTGCACCCCGACGTCACCCTGGACGAGCTGCGCGACGAACTGGTCGACCTCGGCTCCTCGCTGCTGCTGGACGCCCTGGCCGAAGGCTTCGGCGAGCCCCGTCTCCAGGAGGGCGAGGTCACCTACGCCAGGAAGATCCGGCCGGAGGAGCGCGAGATCGACTGGTCCCGTCCGGCGGTCGAGATCCACCGCCAGGTGCGGGTCGGCGGGGCGTGGACGACGTACCGGGGCAAGCGCCTCAAGATCCACCGCACCCGCCTCGTCGAGTCGCCCCCGGCGCCGGCCGTGGCCGTGGGGGACGTCGAGCACGCCGGCGGCGAGGTCCTCGTCGGTGCCGGCGACGGCCCGCTCGCCGTGGTCGAGGTGCAGCCCGAGGGCAAGGGCCACCAGCCCGCCGAGGCGTGGTTCAACGGGGCCCACTGGACCGACGTCGACCGCCTCGGCCAGTGACCATCCGTTCTGGCCGCGAGATCTCGGCCGTGACAACAGAGGGTCGCGGCCAGAACGTCGGATCCGGCCGGCGTGCGCGCCGTACGGTGAGGTGATGAGCTTGGAGGACGACGACGCCGCACTGCCCGCCAAGGTGCTGACGGTGTCCGACGGCGTCGTCGCCGGCACCAGGGAGGACAAGTCGGGTGATGCGCTGGCGGTGCACCTCGCCGCCCACGGCTACGAGGTGATCGAGCGCCGGGTCACCGAGGACGGCATCGAGCCCGTGGCGGCGGCGCTGCGCGACCTCACCGACGGCTTCGCCGGCCTGGTGGTCACCACCGGCGGCACCGGCTTCGGCCCCCGTGACCTCACCCCCGAGGGCACGCTCCAGGTGCTGGAGCGCGAGGCGCCCGGCCTGGCCGAGGCCATGCGTCTCGTCAGCCCCCTCGGCCGGCTCTCGCGAGCCGTCGCCGGGACGGTGGGGGAGAGCCTCGTGCTCAACACACCCGGGTCCACCAAGGGCTGC contains:
- the def gene encoding peptide deformylase; translation: MPPYAIRVFGDPVLTQRAAEVDDINGALVRLADDMLTTMYDAPGLGLAAPQVGVQKRLFVYDAGDGPAVLVNPVISESSGEWAYEEGCLSVPGLSWEIIRPKEIHLTGYDLDGNEVSFEADELLSRLFQHELDHLDGVLLLEHLDDDQRKAAKKALREAAMARDAAPPPAAASRGGLRLS
- the rsmD gene encoding 16S rRNA (guanine(966)-N(2))-methyltransferase RsmD; translated protein: MRVVAGSARGIRLEGPPSEGTRPISDRAKEALFNIFGRDVRDARFLDLFAGTGGVGIEALSRGAAEAVLVEQDRAVVDVIKANLAKTRLADRAVIERADVFAWLDRPVSAPFDLVFSGPPQWHDLWGKSLAAIDERSATLLAEGACVVLQLDPREEDDEPELAHLELLDVRRYGNVALRFYSVA
- the fmt gene encoding methionyl-tRNA formyltransferase yields the protein MTPPPIPPDPRRLVYLGTPALAVPPLQALVDDGRDVALVVTRPDKRRERGGDLQPSPVKAAALELGIPVSHDVDDILTVGAELGVVVAFGEILKDHVIDAVPLVNLHFSLLPRWRGAAPVERAILAGDEHTGVCLMEVVSELDAGAVYARTECWVHPDVTLDELRDELVDLGSSLLLDALAEGFGEPRLQEGEVTYARKIRPEEREIDWSRPAVEIHRQVRVGGAWTTYRGKRLKIHRTRLVESPPAPAVAVGDVEHAGGEVLVGAGDGPLAVVEVQPEGKGHQPAEAWFNGAHWTDVDRLGQ
- a CDS encoding MogA/MoaB family molybdenum cofactor biosynthesis protein, which gives rise to MSLEDDDAALPAKVLTVSDGVVAGTREDKSGDALAVHLAAHGYEVIERRVTEDGIEPVAAALRDLTDGFAGLVVTTGGTGFGPRDLTPEGTLQVLEREAPGLAEAMRLVSPLGRLSRAVAGTVGESLVLNTPGSTKGCIETLDAVLDVVPHALRLLAGHREH